From one Montipora capricornis isolate CH-2021 chromosome 10, ASM3666992v2, whole genome shotgun sequence genomic stretch:
- the LOC138019093 gene encoding contactin-associated protein 1-like: MHQIHILLTLFYSKINVLALQGSSECRISRSERGVALLHAAYSSKEIQHFSDCVDECITDLPCISINFWWDTRKCDLNYKTKEYSCRACFVVEPHSTYMGIGKPPGNLGYTKSCTALKRLEPTLKSGGYVIDPDGEGGFPPFDVTCNMTDKNGVGVTVISHDSESRTHVQGCEKAGCYSRDIQYTGTSLSQLAMLTRVSSHCEQFIKYECHHALIFRYKGKRGWWVSRDSKQMFYWDGASGHYKCACGMTNSCADSRFGCNCDKNDNVWREDSGLLTNKTQLPVSQLRFGDTGKIGEEGYHTLGKFKCYGTA, translated from the exons AGATAAACGTTTTGGCTCTGCAAGGGAGCTCGGAGTGCCGTATATCAAGATCTGAAAGAGGAGTCGCCCTTCTGCATGCAGCTTACAGCTCCAAGGAAATACAGCACTTTTCTGACTGTGTTGACGAGTGTATCACCGATCTGCCATGCATTAGCATCAACTTTTGGTGGGACACCAGGAAATGTGATTTGAACTATAAAACAAAAGAGTACAGTTGTCGCGCTTGTTTCGTAGTTGAACCACACTCAACATACATGGGAATAGGGAAACCCCCTGGAAACCTAG GATACACCAAATCTTGCACCGCTTTGAAAAGGTTGGAACCTACTTTAAAGAGTGGAGGTTACGTCATTGATCCTGACGGTGAAGGAGGCTTTCCACCGTTTGATGTCACTTGTAACATGACTGACAAGAATGGAGTTGGCGTGACAGTCATCAGTCACGACAGTGAAAGCAGAACGCATGTCCAGGGATGTGAAAAAGCTGGTTGTTACTCACGTGACATTCAGTACACTGGAACAAGTCTGTCTCAGCTGGCGATGCTCACCAGAGTCTCCTCACACTGTGAACAGTTTATCAAGTACGAGTGTCACCATGCTCTGATTTTTCGCTACAAAGGTAAAAGAGGATGGTGGGTGTCACGTGACTCAAAACAGATGTTTTATTGGGATGGAGCATCTGGTCATTACAAGTGCGCATGTGGGATGACCAACTCATGCGCAGACTCTCGCTTTGGCTGTAACTGTGATAAGAATGACAATGTCTGGCGTGAAGACAGCGGTCTCCTCACCAACAAGACTCAGCTTCCAGTTTCGCAGCTCAGGTTTGGAGATACTGGAAAAATAGGGGAGGAAGGGTACCACACACTGGGAAAATTCAAATGCTATGGAACAGCATGA